One window of the Methylovirgula sp. HY1 genome contains the following:
- a CDS encoding ABC transporter substrate-binding protein has protein sequence MCDDGVIPTLRGAFEATGSPSWVMRTIQSQGLDRRHGFRLELVLGNDRIKHSFQATETVLAEGLADFIDTDWVSIARCRQQGLDFVGVFPYGRIMGGVVVPTSSDIDDLADLRGRRIGVVRALDKNWSVVRAVCLNRHGFDLQHSAVVEEAGSKTALVAQLQSGQVDAAVLYWHLVPPLTVSGRFRQLCDVLDLLPELEPAAAPTTFFAFRDQFVADNPGLIQTFIAAYRDAVALMHADATLWPPMEAELLAALRAAWTRRISTGCSASDMSALGRLFDRLKAIGGEACVGVVAIPPGTFAPAFMS, from the coding sequence ATGTGCGACGACGGCGTGATCCCGACGCTGCGCGGTGCATTCGAGGCTACCGGCAGTCCCTCTTGGGTGATGCGCACCATCCAGTCCCAAGGGCTGGATCGGCGCCATGGTTTCCGCCTTGAACTTGTCCTCGGCAATGATCGGATCAAGCATTCGTTCCAGGCTACCGAGACCGTCCTAGCCGAGGGGCTGGCGGATTTCATCGACACGGATTGGGTGTCCATCGCCCGTTGCCGCCAGCAGGGTCTCGACTTCGTAGGAGTGTTTCCTTACGGCCGCATCATGGGTGGTGTCGTGGTGCCGACCAGCTCGGACATCGATGACCTGGCCGACCTCCGTGGCCGGCGCATCGGTGTGGTGCGGGCGCTCGACAAGAATTGGTCGGTGGTGCGGGCCGTCTGCCTGAATCGCCATGGGTTCGATCTGCAGCATTCGGCGGTGGTGGAAGAAGCCGGGTCGAAGACGGCACTCGTCGCTCAATTGCAGAGCGGACAGGTCGATGCCGCCGTCCTCTATTGGCATCTTGTCCCTCCGCTGACGGTTAGCGGTCGCTTCCGTCAGCTCTGCGACGTGCTTGACCTACTGCCCGAACTCGAACCGGCGGCGGCGCCTACGACATTCTTCGCCTTCCGTGACCAATTCGTCGCGGATAACCCCGGACTGATCCAGACTTTCATCGCCGCCTACCGCGACGCGGTGGCGTTGATGCACGCCGATGCCACGCTCTGGCCGCCGATGGAAGCAGAGCTGCTGGCAGCGTTGCGCGCTGCCTGGACCCGCCGGATCTCCACCGGCTGCAGCGCGAGCGACATGAGCGCTTTGGGCCGCCTGTTCGATCGATTGAAAGCCATCGGCGGCGAGGCCTGCGTCGGCGTCGTCGCTATTCCGCCGGGCACCTTCGCCCCGGCATTCATGAGCTAA
- a CDS encoding peptidase U32 family protein, with product MTVLMGPGGTLEMATTALERGCESVFVGPKGWSRRPASDELADPEIKDLIDWSAGRGKDIRIAINVMPEPDEISLFLSKVERYAGWGAGGVMICDPGCIALVRRHFPQLDIHVSVTAGIFNIRDIHFYRDLGANIVVIPYRWGVEELEEIRDQAGMQLEAFLFQATKRGRICPGRCYSSSYFHIAHKRDDEGKDQHIGSASRGGSCHRICRAAWNLTVGEAPSPDTPDLKATPELLLWEMPAYVSLGVNRFKIPGRERSPELVGDICAFYRRVLDHVLAGHSDVSPFAAEWAWVRERWASERGRRDESRITVAAQ from the coding sequence ATGACAGTTCTGATGGGACCGGGGGGAACCCTGGAAATGGCCACGACCGCGTTGGAGCGCGGCTGTGAATCGGTCTTTGTCGGCCCCAAGGGATGGAGCCGACGGCCGGCCTCGGACGAACTGGCCGATCCCGAGATCAAGGATCTCATCGACTGGAGTGCTGGCCGCGGAAAGGACATCCGCATCGCCATCAACGTCATGCCGGAACCGGACGAGATCTCGCTGTTCCTGTCTAAGGTCGAGCGCTACGCGGGCTGGGGCGCAGGCGGGGTGATGATCTGTGACCCCGGCTGCATCGCCCTGGTGCGGCGGCACTTTCCTCAGCTTGACATCCACGTCAGTGTCACCGCCGGGATCTTCAACATCCGCGACATCCATTTCTATCGCGATCTCGGCGCCAACATCGTCGTCATTCCCTACCGATGGGGCGTGGAGGAACTGGAGGAGATCCGCGATCAGGCCGGAATGCAGCTCGAAGCCTTCTTGTTTCAGGCCACCAAGCGCGGGCGCATCTGTCCCGGCCGTTGCTACTCCAGCAGCTATTTCCACATCGCCCACAAACGCGACGATGAGGGCAAAGACCAGCATATCGGCAGCGCCAGCCGCGGCGGCAGCTGCCACCGCATCTGTCGGGCCGCGTGGAACCTCACGGTCGGCGAGGCACCCAGCCCCGACACTCCCGACCTCAAGGCCACGCCCGAGCTGCTGCTCTGGGAGATGCCCGCATATGTCTCTCTAGGGGTAAACCGCTTCAAAATTCCAGGCCGCGAGCGATCGCCGGAACTCGTCGGCGACATCTGCGCCTTCTACCGGCGCGTGCTCGACCACGTGCTGGCGGGGCACAGCGACGTCTCTCCCTTCGCTGCCGAGTGGGCGTGGGTCCGCGAGCGCTGGGCGAGCGAGCGCGGCCGTCGCGACGAGAGCCGAATCACGGTCGCCGCCCAATGA
- a CDS encoding PEP/pyruvate-binding domain-containing protein produces the protein MQVTLAREPRYRFSAGDIIHDLGEVGAGSTPLVGRKACHLGMLVNAGFSVPRGFCITTDALRSCAAGRLPLELRDAIVAAWRRAGFAMAAVRSSATEEDGREASWAGVFPTVLPVSDEVELLAAVEECLKALHASEVARYRRLVGKAKDAPAMAVLVQELVDAEAAGIVFTTHPVTAARDDILINAILGLGEPLASGRMTGDSFIVGRDGQVKAETLTPKPFMLTRDGEVPLRGLQRERSSLTAAQLGRLSRMAVEVEALFDCPQDIEFAITGDLIHLLQARPIAGVRAASATDAVEVDAYVARERRRLAERVAELRRQGRLTGADAVFSNGNIGELLPSPTPMSFGVFRAIFAGRCGAIVEGRRRLGYRLADDTAEPLYELICGQPNFNVEIDARTFDIGLPLDVGDILAHIAADPARANYPEFGLYRQCYSPEQAAALYGPTEGPQIHAKSRRIRAGMVEAAATLLASFTHELEPGLSRSLAAARQAVAAATALTDGGLIDEFQAWMAHLKGESCVLFVMAARLGFFFADMVRWRLERHLGSATLAAPLLQGLDGSRVTGQALDLERLAHDRIGRMAFLESYGHMSVNELELSLPRLADEPEALELLVRDIVRSGRRPAEEFHCQQSLRRAAEADLGRRLAAAGASEQELVEFAEDLRLAQAFLPLRETVKYYYAAEYAVIRAILREINRRLAWAEDDIFYLFPEELTHCFSATDALARLIRRRRRHHHFARLLARQGRVPAVIFASRLEAVGASPDRTASRQLCGAPVAAGIAVGVVRLLERPDLQSDLRGNEVIVTHSANLGLAPLLRMAAGLVVEVGGILAHAACQARESGIPAVVLAGATVALRNGMIVRVDGGSGLVEILDERA, from the coding sequence ATGCAGGTGACGCTCGCGCGCGAGCCGCGGTATCGCTTCAGCGCCGGGGACATCATCCACGATCTCGGCGAAGTTGGAGCAGGCAGCACGCCGCTGGTCGGCCGCAAAGCCTGCCATCTCGGCATGTTGGTGAATGCCGGCTTCAGCGTGCCGCGGGGATTCTGCATCACGACCGATGCCTTGCGCAGCTGCGCCGCCGGCCGGCTTCCGCTCGAATTGCGTGATGCGATCGTTGCCGCCTGGCGCCGCGCGGGTTTTGCGATGGCGGCCGTGCGCAGTTCGGCCACCGAGGAGGACGGCCGCGAGGCCAGTTGGGCCGGCGTTTTTCCCACCGTGTTGCCGGTGAGTGACGAGGTGGAGCTGTTGGCCGCCGTCGAGGAATGTCTCAAGGCCCTTCATGCCTCCGAAGTTGCGCGGTACCGCCGCTTGGTCGGAAAGGCGAAGGACGCACCGGCCATGGCGGTACTGGTCCAGGAATTGGTCGACGCCGAGGCTGCCGGGATCGTGTTCACCACCCATCCCGTCACTGCGGCAAGGGATGATATCCTGATCAACGCCATTCTCGGCTTGGGAGAGCCGCTGGCTTCCGGCCGCATGACGGGTGACAGCTTCATCGTTGGACGCGATGGCCAGGTCAAAGCAGAAACGCTGACGCCAAAGCCATTCATGTTGACCCGCGACGGCGAGGTGCCTCTCCGCGGGCTTCAGCGCGAACGGTCAAGCCTGACAGCCGCGCAGCTTGGCCGGTTGAGTCGGATGGCAGTGGAAGTCGAGGCCTTGTTCGACTGCCCGCAGGATATCGAATTCGCCATCACTGGCGACCTCATCCACCTCCTCCAGGCGCGGCCGATCGCAGGCGTGCGGGCCGCATCCGCGACGGATGCCGTCGAAGTGGACGCCTATGTCGCGCGCGAACGCCGCCGCTTGGCGGAGCGGGTGGCGGAGCTGCGCCGACAAGGCCGCCTGACCGGCGCGGACGCCGTCTTCAGCAACGGCAATATTGGCGAGTTGCTGCCGAGCCCCACTCCGATGAGCTTCGGCGTGTTCCGCGCCATTTTCGCCGGCCGCTGTGGCGCCATCGTCGAAGGACGGCGCCGCCTCGGCTACCGCCTCGCCGACGATACGGCTGAACCGCTCTACGAACTGATCTGCGGTCAGCCAAATTTCAACGTCGAGATTGATGCGCGGACCTTCGACATCGGCCTGCCGCTCGACGTTGGCGACATCCTTGCCCATATCGCCGCGGATCCGGCGCGCGCCAACTATCCTGAATTCGGGCTCTATCGACAATGCTACAGTCCGGAGCAGGCCGCGGCCCTTTACGGACCGACCGAGGGTCCGCAGATACATGCAAAGAGCCGCCGGATTCGCGCCGGCATGGTCGAGGCAGCGGCAACCTTGCTCGCCAGCTTTACACATGAGCTGGAACCCGGGCTCAGCCGCAGTCTCGCGGCAGCCCGACAGGCGGTTGCCGCCGCGACGGCGCTCACGGACGGCGGGCTGATCGACGAATTCCAAGCGTGGATGGCCCATCTCAAGGGCGAATCCTGCGTCCTGTTTGTGATGGCCGCGCGGCTGGGGTTCTTCTTTGCCGACATGGTGCGCTGGCGGCTGGAGCGGCACTTGGGCAGCGCCACTCTGGCGGCGCCGTTGCTCCAGGGTCTGGATGGCAGCCGCGTCACCGGCCAGGCCCTCGACCTTGAGCGACTGGCGCATGACCGGATTGGCCGAATGGCTTTCCTTGAGTCATACGGCCACATGTCCGTCAACGAGTTGGAGCTGTCCCTGCCCCGCCTAGCCGACGAGCCGGAGGCCTTGGAGCTGCTGGTCCGCGACATCGTGCGATCCGGACGCCGACCCGCCGAGGAGTTTCATTGCCAACAGAGCCTGCGGCGCGCCGCCGAAGCGGATCTCGGTCGACGCTTGGCGGCCGCCGGCGCGAGCGAGCAAGAGCTGGTCGAATTCGCCGAGGACCTGCGGCTGGCCCAGGCGTTCCTGCCCTTGCGCGAGACAGTGAAATACTATTACGCAGCAGAATACGCGGTTATCCGAGCCATCCTGCGCGAGATTAATCGGCGGCTGGCATGGGCCGAGGACGATATCTTCTACCTTTTCCCGGAGGAACTCACCCACTGCTTCTCCGCCACCGACGCGCTGGCGCGCCTGATCCGCCGGCGACGTCGTCACCACCACTTCGCTCGTTTGCTGGCGCGTCAAGGGCGAGTACCCGCTGTTATTTTCGCCAGCCGGCTCGAGGCCGTCGGCGCGTCGCCCGACAGGACAGCCTCGCGGCAGTTGTGCGGCGCGCCGGTCGCGGCGGGCATAGCAGTGGGCGTAGTGCGGCTCCTCGAACGCCCGGATCTTCAATCGGACCTGCGCGGCAATGAGGTGATCGTGACCCACTCCGCAAATCTCGGCCTGGCGCCACTATTGCGGATGGCAGCCGGTCTCGTGGTCGAGGTCGGCGGGATTCTGGCTCATGCCGCCTGTCAGGCTCGGGAAAGCGGAATCCCAGCGGTGGTGCTGGCCGGTGCGACCGTCGCGCTGCGGAACGGCATGATTGTGCGCGTCGACGGCGGCAGCGGCCTCGTTGAAATCCTGGACGAGAGAGCATGA